From Methanoculleus sp. SDB, the proteins below share one genomic window:
- a CDS encoding XRE family transcriptional regulator, whose amino-acid sequence MQTRIKEFRAKRDLTQADLAEAVGVRRETIVFLEKGKYNPSLRLAHDVARTLGTTIEELFSFDDEDDGA is encoded by the coding sequence ATGCAGACCCGGATTAAAGAGTTCCGTGCGAAAAGGGATTTGACGCAGGCGGATCTCGCAGAAGCCGTCGGGGTCCGGCGGGAGACGATCGTCTTTCTCGAAAAGGGGAAGTACAATCCCTCCCTCCGGCTGGCCCACGACGTCGCCCGAACGCTCGGGACGACGATAGAAGAGCTTTTTTCGTTCGATGACGAGGACGACGGCGCATAG